One region of Quercus lobata isolate SW786 chromosome 2, ValleyOak3.0 Primary Assembly, whole genome shotgun sequence genomic DNA includes:
- the LOC115957446 gene encoding uncharacterized protein LOC115957446: MADWGPVLIAVVLFVVLTPGLLFQLPGHSRVVDFCNMRTSGVSILVHTIIFFGLITIFLIAIGVHITTG; this comes from the coding sequence aTGGCAGATTGGGGACCGGTATTGATAGCAGTGGTGCTATTTGTGGTGTTGACACCAGGGCTGCTGTTCCAGCTGCCTGGCCACAGCCGAGTGGTGGACTTCTGCAACATGAGGACTAGCGGGGTCTCCATATTGGTTCACACCATTATCTTCTTTGGACTCATCACCATCTTTCTCATTGCCATTGGTGTTCATATCACCACCGGATGA
- the LOC115978223 gene encoding uncharacterized protein LOC115978223, producing the protein MGADWGPVIVAVVLFILLSPGLLFQLPARVRVIEFGNMNTSGIAILVHAIIYFCILTILIIAIGIHIHVN; encoded by the coding sequence atgggtgcAGATTGGGGGCCTGTCATTGTCGCGGTGGTTTTGTTCATTCTCTTGTCACCAGGGTTGCTGTTCCAACTACCAGCAAGAGTAAGGGTGATAGAGTTCGGGAACATGAACACAAGCGGGATTGCCATTCTGGTTCATGCCATTATTTACTTTTGCATACTCACCATCTTGATCATTGCAATTGGCATTCACATACATGTTAATTGA
- the LOC115978224 gene encoding uncharacterized protein LOC115978224, with translation MGADWGPVVVSVVLFILLSPGLLFQIPSRVRVIEFGNMSTSGIAILVHAIIYFCIVTILIIAIGIHIYS, from the coding sequence atgggtgcAGATTGGGGGCCAGTCGTTGTCTCCGTAGTTTTGTTCATCCTCTTGTCACCAGGGTTGCTGTTCCAAATACCGTCAAGAGTAAGGGTGATAGAGTTCGGGAACATGAGCACAAGCGGGATTGCCATTCTGGTTCATGCCATTATTTACTTTTGCATAGTCACCATCTTGATCATTGCAATCGGCATTCACATATATTCATGA